The following are encoded together in the Halomonas halophila genome:
- a CDS encoding AEC family transporter, with amino-acid sequence MPLIDIFLSTLNITLPVFAMVFIGIGLKRLRWIDQAFVDTASKLVFRGTLPTLLFFGLAGTDLEATLDPWMLAFFTLATLLSFAAAWGWALLRVRRPLRGVYVQGAFRGNCGIVGLALAAGMYGDAGISLAGLLLGVVILSYNVLSVIVLATYQPRETGGRGVDWAHIVRHIVTNPLILAVLAATPFAIFEVPLPDWLTTTGDYFASLTLPLALICIGATLSTRALRKGYRTTVSASLAKMVAVPAVATLLAVAAGFTGPALGVMFLFFASPTAAAAFVMAKAMGNDETLTANIIAMTTLMASVTVTLGVFVLRLAGLI; translated from the coding sequence ATGCCCCTGATCGATATCTTCCTCTCGACGCTGAACATCACCCTGCCAGTCTTCGCCATGGTCTTCATCGGCATCGGGCTGAAGCGTCTTCGCTGGATCGATCAGGCCTTCGTCGACACGGCATCGAAGCTGGTCTTTCGGGGCACCCTGCCGACCCTGCTGTTTTTCGGCCTGGCCGGGACCGATCTGGAGGCGACGCTCGACCCCTGGATGCTGGCGTTCTTCACCCTGGCCACCCTGCTGAGCTTCGCCGCGGCCTGGGGCTGGGCCCTGCTGCGGGTGCGGCGCCCGCTGCGCGGAGTCTATGTTCAGGGCGCGTTCCGCGGCAACTGCGGCATCGTGGGGCTGGCCCTGGCCGCCGGCATGTACGGCGATGCCGGCATCTCGCTGGCGGGGCTGCTGCTCGGCGTGGTGATTCTCAGCTACAACGTGCTCTCGGTCATCGTGCTGGCCACCTACCAGCCCCGCGAAACGGGAGGACGAGGCGTCGACTGGGCCCATATCGTGCGCCACATCGTGACCAACCCGCTGATCCTGGCCGTGCTTGCCGCCACGCCCTTCGCCATCTTCGAGGTGCCGCTGCCCGACTGGCTGACCACCACCGGCGACTACTTCGCCTCGTTGACCCTGCCCCTGGCCCTCATCTGCATCGGCGCCACCCTCTCCACCCGCGCCCTCAGGAAGGGCTATCGCACCACCGTCAGCGCCAGCCTGGCCAAGATGGTGGCCGTGCCCGCCGTGGCGACGCTGCTGGCGGTGGCGGCGGGCTTCACCGGGCCGGCACTGGGCGTGATGTTCCTGTTCTTCGCCAGTCCCACGGCGGCGGCGGCCTTCGTGATGGCCAAGGCCATGGGCAACGACGAGACCCTGACCGCCAACATCATCGCCATGACCACGCTGATGGCCAGCGTGACCGTGACCCTAGGCGTCTTCGTGCTAAGGCTGGCCGGACTGATCTAG
- a CDS encoding antibiotic biosynthesis monooxygenase family protein — translation MSYIVNNRIHVNPGFEDAFEARFRARAGEIDKQPGFVAMRVLRPQGNQAPYVVETEWESQEAFRAWVGSDDFKRAHANPLPAEATAEGGGIEQFAVVEGTVAGGYR, via the coding sequence ATGAGCTATATCGTCAACAACCGCATCCATGTGAATCCGGGCTTCGAGGACGCGTTCGAGGCGCGCTTCCGGGCCCGCGCCGGGGAGATCGACAAGCAGCCGGGATTCGTCGCCATGCGCGTGCTGCGCCCTCAGGGCAACCAGGCCCCCTACGTGGTGGAGACCGAGTGGGAAAGCCAGGAGGCCTTCCGTGCCTGGGTCGGCAGCGACGACTTCAAGCGCGCCCATGCCAATCCGCTGCCGGCGGAGGCCACCGCCGAGGGCGGCGGCATCGAGCAGTTCGCGGTGGTCGAAGGCACCGTGGCCGGCGGCTATCGCTGA
- the sixA gene encoding phosphohistidine phosphatase SixA, protein MAEPLLIMRHGEAGPGSPDAARELTVRGQEEAAGMGAWLAGRTDLDLARLRLVASPYRRAQQTAERVGEALGVPAETLPCITPDDPPQAVVDWLLEQDDDRPLLLVSHMPLVGALTGLLVEGRGDRGLGFPTAAVAELDAEVRAAGCARLARFTSPADIA, encoded by the coding sequence ATGGCTGAACCGTTGTTGATCATGCGCCATGGCGAAGCGGGGCCGGGCAGCCCCGATGCGGCCCGCGAGCTGACCGTCCGCGGCCAGGAAGAGGCCGCGGGCATGGGCGCCTGGCTGGCGGGGCGAACGGATCTCGACCTCGCGCGCCTGCGGCTGGTGGCGAGCCCCTATCGCCGCGCCCAGCAGACCGCGGAGCGCGTTGGCGAGGCTCTCGGCGTGCCGGCGGAGACGCTGCCCTGCATCACCCCGGACGATCCGCCCCAGGCCGTGGTCGACTGGCTGCTCGAGCAGGACGACGACCGCCCGCTGCTGCTGGTCAGCCATATGCCGCTGGTCGGCGCGCTCACGGGGCTGCTGGTCGAGGGGCGCGGCGATCGCGGTCTCGGCTTTCCCACCGCCGCCGTCGCAGAGCTCGACGCCGAGGTGCGGGCCGCCGGCTGCGCGCGGCTGGCCCGTTTCACGTCACCCGCCGACATCGCTTGA
- a CDS encoding NAD(P)H-dependent glycerol-3-phosphate dehydrogenase, producing the protein MSDDRSNPDRSSDDRSQRVAVLGGGSFGTALASIAADNGFEVRQWLRDPALVEQINREHRNGRYLPDYAINPAVKASSAFEDVLPGAGLVLVAIPSQAFRQVVRQALPWLTPSQILVSTTKGIQEDGFKLMSQLLEEETGFAHIGVLSGPNLATEVAERQLTATVIASDDPLTRTRVQTALGCDYFRVYASNDRYGVELGGALKNVYAIAAGMAAALGMGENTRSMLMTRALAEMSRFAVSQGANPMTFLGLAGVGDLIVTCSSSRSRNYRVGFALGEGRTLDEAVEALGQVAEGVNTVRLVRDKSREEGVYMPIAEGLYQVLFEGVPAREMARLLMRGEQSSDVEFVLSRENVQQDHRDTGGPHG; encoded by the coding sequence ATGTCCGACGATCGCAGCAATCCTGATCGCAGCAGCGATGATCGCAGTCAGCGGGTGGCGGTGCTCGGGGGCGGCAGCTTCGGCACCGCGCTCGCCAGCATCGCCGCCGACAACGGCTTCGAGGTGCGCCAGTGGCTGCGCGACCCCGCGCTGGTCGAGCAGATCAACCGCGAGCATCGCAACGGCCGCTACCTGCCCGACTATGCCATCAATCCCGCCGTGAAGGCCTCGAGCGCCTTCGAGGACGTGCTGCCCGGCGCCGGCCTGGTGCTGGTGGCGATTCCGTCCCAGGCCTTCCGTCAGGTGGTGCGTCAGGCGCTGCCCTGGCTGACGCCGTCCCAGATACTGGTCAGCACCACCAAGGGCATCCAGGAAGACGGCTTCAAGCTGATGAGCCAGCTGCTCGAGGAGGAGACCGGCTTCGCGCACATCGGCGTGCTCTCCGGCCCCAACCTGGCCACCGAGGTCGCCGAGCGCCAGCTCACCGCCACGGTGATTGCCAGCGACGACCCGCTGACCCGCACCCGGGTGCAGACGGCGCTGGGCTGTGACTATTTCCGCGTCTATGCCAGCAACGACCGCTACGGCGTCGAGCTGGGCGGGGCGCTCAAGAACGTCTATGCCATCGCCGCCGGAATGGCCGCGGCGCTGGGCATGGGCGAGAACACCCGCAGCATGCTGATGACCCGGGCGCTGGCCGAGATGAGCCGCTTCGCCGTGTCCCAGGGCGCCAATCCCATGACCTTCCTCGGCCTGGCCGGGGTCGGAGACCTGATCGTCACCTGCTCGTCGAGCCGTTCGCGCAACTACCGGGTCGGCTTCGCGCTGGGCGAGGGGCGCACCCTCGACGAGGCCGTCGAGGCACTGGGCCAGGTCGCCGAAGGCGTCAATACCGTGCGCCTGGTGCGCGACAAGTCCCGCGAGGAGGGCGTCTACATGCCGATCGCCGAGGGGCTCTATCAGGTGCTGTTCGAGGGCGTGCCCGCGCGTGAGATGGCGCGTCTGCTGATGCGTGGCGAACAGAGCAGCGACGTGGAGTTCGTGCTCTCGCGCGAGAACGTCCAGCAGGACCATCGCGACACCGGAGGCCCGCATGGCTGA
- a CDS encoding NAD(P)(+) transhydrogenase (Re/Si-specific) subunit beta — translation MLSQGFVSAASIAASVLFILSLGGLSNQEKAKRAVWYGIIGMGVAVFFTGLGPGIGGYWWMLPMMAIGAVIGAYLAKKVEMTEMPQLVAALHSFVGLAAVFVGLNADLERRRVLASQLAGEGTEGFSAFAALVAKKTPAELTFLQIEVVLGVFIGAVTFTGSVIAFGKLAGKVDGKPKQLPGGHLLNAAAAAASVGLAVLYLNGAGVWTLLLLALLAFFIGWHLIMGIGGADMPVVVSMLNSYSGWAAAAIGFTLSNDLLIVTGALVGSSGAILSYIMCKAMNRNFVNVILGGFGGSQGPAAEIEGEQVAIDTAGVASALNDADSVVIVPGYGMAVAQAQNAVSELTRKLRSAGKEVRFGIHPVAGRLPGHMNVLLAEAKVPYDIVLEMDEINDDFASTDVVIVIGSNDIVNPAAQEDPNSPIAGMPVLKVWEAKNVFVCKRGQGTGYSGIENPLFFKENTRMLYGDARSSIDTLVPLID, via the coding sequence ATGTTGAGTCAAGGATTCGTATCCGCCGCCTCGATCGCGGCAAGCGTACTGTTCATCCTCTCGCTGGGGGGCTTGAGCAACCAGGAGAAGGCCAAGCGCGCCGTCTGGTACGGCATCATCGGCATGGGCGTGGCCGTCTTCTTCACCGGCCTCGGGCCGGGCATCGGCGGCTACTGGTGGATGCTGCCGATGATGGCCATCGGCGCCGTCATCGGTGCCTACCTGGCGAAGAAGGTCGAGATGACCGAGATGCCGCAGCTGGTCGCGGCCCTGCACAGCTTCGTCGGCCTGGCCGCGGTGTTCGTCGGCCTCAACGCCGACCTGGAGCGCCGCCGCGTACTGGCCAGCCAGCTGGCCGGGGAAGGCACCGAGGGCTTCTCGGCCTTCGCCGCCCTGGTGGCGAAGAAGACCCCGGCGGAGCTCACCTTCCTGCAGATCGAGGTGGTGCTCGGCGTGTTCATCGGCGCGGTGACCTTCACCGGCTCGGTGATCGCCTTCGGCAAGCTGGCCGGCAAGGTCGACGGCAAGCCGAAGCAGCTGCCCGGCGGCCACCTGCTGAACGCCGCCGCCGCGGCCGCCTCCGTGGGGCTGGCGGTGCTCTACCTCAACGGGGCGGGCGTCTGGACGCTGCTGCTGCTGGCGCTGCTGGCTTTCTTCATCGGCTGGCACCTGATCATGGGCATCGGCGGCGCCGACATGCCGGTGGTGGTGTCGATGCTGAACAGCTACTCCGGCTGGGCCGCGGCGGCCATCGGCTTCACGCTGTCCAATGACCTGCTGATCGTCACCGGTGCCCTGGTGGGCTCCTCCGGTGCGATCCTCTCCTACATCATGTGCAAGGCGATGAATCGCAACTTCGTCAACGTGATCCTGGGCGGCTTCGGCGGCAGCCAGGGGCCGGCGGCGGAGATCGAGGGCGAGCAGGTCGCGATCGACACCGCCGGCGTGGCCAGCGCGCTGAACGACGCCGACAGCGTCGTCATCGTGCCGGGCTACGGCATGGCGGTGGCCCAGGCGCAGAACGCGGTCAGCGAGCTGACCCGCAAGCTGCGCAGTGCCGGCAAGGAAGTGCGTTTCGGCATCCACCCGGTCGCCGGCCGCCTGCCGGGGCACATGAACGTGCTGCTGGCCGAGGCCAAGGTGCCCTACGACATCGTGCTCGAGATGGACGAGATCAACGACGATTTTGCCAGCACCGACGTGGTGATCGTCATCGGCTCCAACGACATCGTCAATCCGGCCGCCCAGGAAGACCCCAACAGCCCGATCGCCGGCATGCCGGTGCTGAAGGTCTGGGAAGCCAAGAACGTGTTCGTCTGCAAGCGTGGCCAGGGCACCGGCTACTCCGGCATCGAGAACCCGCTGTTCTTCAAGGAGAACACCCGGATGCTCTACGGCGATGCCCGTTCGAGCATCGACACCCTGGTGCCGCTGATCGATTGA
- a CDS encoding Re/Si-specific NAD(P)(+) transhydrogenase subunit alpha, with amino-acid sequence MKIGAPKEHASGEARVALTPESAQQIQKLGHECLIEAGAGSAAGFDDDAYRSVGVTVVDGAEALWNAAEVVVKVREPVEDEVGYLGKGKTLISFFWPAQNEPLLERCRDTGANVIAMDMVPRISRAQKMDALSSTANIAGYRAVIEAGNQFGRFFTGQVTAAGKVPPAKVLIVGAGVAGLAAIGTATSLGAVVRAFDVRPEVAEQIESMGAEFLFLDFEDSQDGSGSGGYAAPSSPEFREKQLALFREQAPDVDIVITTALIPGRPAPKLWLEDMVKAMKPGSVIVDLAAEKGGNCDLTVPDERIVTDNGVIVVGYTDFPSRMATQASLLYATNIRHMLTDLTPEKDGVIHHDMDDDVIRGSTVAFEGDITFPPPPPKVQAIAAAKPKPKEPEPTPEEKKAAEHAAFVSQTKRQATLLGVGGALMLLLGQVAPASFMSHFIVFALACFVGFQVIWGVSHSLHTPLMAVTNAISGIIVLGAVLQIGSGSALVSLLAGISVLIATINIVGGFQVTRRMLAMFQKS; translated from the coding sequence GTGAAGATTGGTGCACCCAAGGAGCATGCCTCCGGGGAGGCGCGTGTTGCGCTGACCCCGGAAAGCGCGCAACAGATCCAGAAGCTGGGACACGAATGCCTGATCGAAGCCGGCGCCGGTTCGGCCGCCGGTTTCGATGACGACGCCTACCGTTCGGTCGGCGTCACCGTCGTCGACGGGGCCGAGGCGCTGTGGAACGCCGCCGAGGTGGTGGTCAAGGTCCGCGAGCCCGTCGAGGATGAGGTCGGCTACCTGGGCAAGGGCAAGACCCTGATCTCGTTCTTCTGGCCCGCCCAGAACGAGCCGCTGCTCGAGCGCTGCCGCGACACCGGCGCCAACGTCATCGCCATGGACATGGTGCCGCGCATCTCGCGGGCTCAGAAGATGGACGCCCTGTCCTCCACGGCCAACATCGCCGGCTATCGCGCGGTGATCGAGGCGGGCAACCAGTTCGGGCGCTTCTTCACCGGTCAGGTGACCGCCGCGGGCAAGGTGCCGCCGGCCAAGGTGCTGATCGTCGGCGCCGGCGTCGCGGGTCTCGCCGCCATCGGCACCGCGACCAGCCTGGGCGCCGTGGTGCGCGCCTTCGACGTGCGCCCCGAGGTGGCCGAGCAGATCGAGTCCATGGGTGCCGAGTTCCTGTTCCTCGACTTCGAGGACAGCCAGGACGGCTCGGGCAGCGGCGGCTATGCGGCGCCCTCCAGCCCCGAGTTCCGCGAGAAGCAGCTGGCGCTGTTCCGCGAGCAGGCCCCGGACGTCGACATCGTCATCACCACCGCGCTGATCCCCGGCCGCCCGGCGCCCAAGCTTTGGCTCGAGGACATGGTCAAGGCCATGAAGCCGGGCTCGGTGATCGTCGACCTGGCCGCCGAGAAGGGCGGCAACTGCGACCTGACCGTGCCCGACGAGCGCATCGTCACCGACAACGGCGTGATCGTGGTCGGGTACACCGACTTCCCGTCGCGCATGGCGACCCAGGCCTCGCTGCTCTACGCCACCAATATCCGCCACATGCTGACCGACCTGACGCCGGAGAAGGATGGCGTCATCCACCATGACATGGATGACGACGTCATCCGTGGGTCCACGGTGGCCTTCGAGGGCGACATCACCTTCCCGCCGCCGCCGCCCAAGGTGCAGGCGATCGCCGCGGCCAAGCCGAAGCCGAAGGAGCCCGAGCCGACGCCGGAGGAGAAGAAGGCCGCCGAACACGCCGCCTTCGTCTCCCAGACCAAGCGTCAGGCGACGCTGCTGGGCGTGGGCGGCGCGCTGATGCTGCTGCTCGGCCAGGTGGCCCCGGCGTCGTTCATGTCGCACTTCATTGTCTTCGCCCTGGCCTGCTTCGTGGGCTTCCAGGTGATCTGGGGCGTCAGCCACTCGCTGCACACCCCGCTGATGGCCGTGACCAACGCCATCTCCGGCATCATCGTGCTCGGCGCGGTGCTGCAGATCGGCTCCGGCAGTGCCCTGGTGAGCCTGCTCGCCGGCATCTCGGTGCTGATCGCCACCATCAACATCGTGGGGGGCTTCCAGGTCACGCGCCGGATGCTCGCCATGTTCCAGAAGTCCTGA
- the htpG gene encoding molecular chaperone HtpG, which translates to MTTATREETLGFQTEVKQLLHLMIHSLYSNREIFLRELISNAADACDKLRYAALDNDALYEGDSELRIEIEHDAEAGTVTVRDNGIGMNRDEVIENLGTIARSGTAEFLKQLSGEQQKDARLIGQFGVGFYSGFIVADEVTVRTRKAGTDQGEGVEWHSRGEGEFSVADIERQAHGTEIVLHLKEDAGEFADDFRLQNLVRKYSDHIEVPVRMPKTETARDEDGNEIEGSETVSWETVNEATALWVRPKSELTDDEYKAFYKHVAHDFSDPLTWSHNKVEGKLEYTSLLYVPGRAPFDLYERDGARGVKLYVQRVFIMDDAEQFLPLYLRFIKGVLDTRDLSLNVSRELLQQDPQVEKIKSALTKRSLDMLKKLAKDPEAYQTFWNTFGSVLKEGPAEDHANREKIAGLLRFSSTHTDSATQDQSLADYIGRMKEGQEKIYYIVADGFNATKNSPHLEIFRKKGIEVLLLHDRIDEWLMSHLTEFEGKPFVDVAKGDLDLGEVEDEDEKKAQEETAKAKEELVKRVKEALGDEVQEVKVTHRLTDSPACVVLPEHEMGYQMRRIMEAAGQPLPEVKPILELNPEHALVARLESAEGDGFADLSRILLDQAIIAEGGHLDDPAAYVKRLNALLGA; encoded by the coding sequence ATGACCACTGCTACTCGTGAAGAGACCCTCGGCTTCCAGACCGAGGTCAAGCAACTGCTGCACCTGATGATTCACTCCCTGTATTCCAACAGGGAAATCTTCCTGCGCGAGCTGATCTCCAACGCCGCCGACGCCTGCGACAAGCTGCGCTACGCCGCGCTGGACAACGACGCTCTCTACGAGGGCGACAGCGAGCTGCGCATCGAGATCGAGCATGACGCCGAGGCCGGCACCGTGACCGTGCGCGACAACGGCATCGGCATGAATCGTGACGAAGTGATCGAGAACCTCGGCACCATCGCCCGCAGCGGCACCGCCGAGTTCCTCAAGCAGCTCTCCGGCGAGCAGCAGAAGGACGCCCGCCTGATCGGCCAGTTCGGCGTCGGCTTCTATTCCGGCTTCATCGTCGCCGACGAGGTCACGGTGCGTACCCGCAAGGCGGGCACCGACCAGGGCGAGGGCGTCGAGTGGCACTCCCGCGGCGAGGGTGAGTTCAGCGTCGCCGACATCGAGCGCCAGGCCCATGGCACCGAGATCGTGCTGCACCTCAAGGAAGACGCCGGCGAGTTCGCCGACGACTTCCGTTTGCAGAACCTGGTGCGCAAGTACTCCGACCACATCGAAGTGCCGGTGCGCATGCCCAAGACCGAGACCGCCCGCGACGAGGACGGCAACGAGATCGAGGGCAGCGAGACCGTCAGCTGGGAGACCGTGAACGAGGCCACCGCGCTGTGGGTGCGCCCCAAGAGCGAACTTACCGACGACGAGTACAAGGCCTTCTACAAGCACGTGGCCCACGACTTCAGCGATCCGTTGACCTGGAGCCACAACAAGGTCGAGGGCAAGCTCGAGTACACCAGCCTGCTCTACGTGCCGGGCCGCGCCCCGTTCGATCTCTACGAGCGTGACGGCGCCCGCGGCGTGAAGCTCTACGTTCAGCGCGTCTTCATCATGGACGACGCCGAGCAGTTCCTGCCGCTCTACCTGCGCTTCATCAAGGGCGTGCTGGACACCCGCGACCTGTCGTTGAACGTGTCCCGCGAGCTGCTGCAGCAGGACCCGCAGGTCGAGAAGATCAAGAGCGCGCTGACCAAGCGCTCCCTCGACATGCTCAAGAAGCTGGCCAAGGATCCCGAGGCCTACCAGACCTTCTGGAACACCTTCGGCAGCGTGCTCAAGGAAGGCCCGGCGGAGGATCACGCCAACCGCGAGAAGATCGCCGGCCTGCTGCGCTTCTCCAGCACCCACACCGACAGCGCCACCCAGGACCAGTCGCTGGCCGACTACATCGGGCGCATGAAGGAAGGTCAGGAGAAGATCTACTACATCGTCGCCGACGGCTTCAACGCGACCAAGAACAGCCCGCACCTGGAGATCTTCCGCAAGAAGGGCATCGAGGTCCTGCTGCTCCACGACCGCATCGATGAGTGGCTGATGAGCCACCTCACCGAGTTCGAGGGCAAGCCGTTCGTCGACGTGGCCAAGGGCGACCTGGACCTCGGCGAGGTCGAGGACGAGGACGAGAAGAAGGCCCAGGAAGAGACCGCCAAGGCCAAGGAAGAGCTGGTCAAGCGCGTCAAGGAAGCGCTCGGTGATGAGGTCCAGGAGGTCAAGGTGACCCATCGCCTGACCGATTCTCCGGCCTGCGTGGTGCTGCCGGAGCACGAGATGGGCTACCAGATGCGCCGCATCATGGAAGCCGCCGGCCAGCCGCTGCCGGAGGTCAAGCCGATCCTCGAGCTCAACCCCGAGCACGCCCTGGTGGCGCGCCTCGAGAGCGCCGAGGGGGATGGCTTCGCCGATCTGTCGCGGATCCTGCTCGACCAGGCGATCATCGCCGAGGGCGGCCATCTCGACGACCCGGCGGCCTACGTCAAGCGCCTGAACGCGCTGCTCGGCGCCTGA
- a CDS encoding YkvA family protein, whose protein sequence is MARPDGSPPLTRIKRRAGVFLRMRRALRWFPPMLADVVRGRYRPVPWSALLWMLVALVYLISPLDLIPDVLLVVGLVDDAMIVGWLLTRVDRALEGYRAWRENDG, encoded by the coding sequence ATGGCACGCCCCGATGGTTCCCCGCCGCTCACGCGCATCAAGCGCCGCGCCGGCGTCTTCCTGCGCATGCGCCGCGCCCTGCGCTGGTTCCCGCCGATGCTGGCCGACGTGGTGCGCGGACGCTATCGACCGGTGCCCTGGTCGGCGCTGCTGTGGATGCTGGTCGCCCTGGTCTATCTGATCTCGCCGCTGGACCTGATTCCGGACGTGCTGCTGGTGGTGGGGCTGGTCGATGATGCGATGATCGTCGGCTGGCTGCTGACCCGGGTCGACCGTGCACTGGAGGGCTATCGCGCCTGGCGCGAGAACGACGGTTGA
- a CDS encoding transglycosylase SLT domain-containing protein — MPNTPFRIPWKPLLTAALLCLPATGQAQPGDGDGAMRDALQAARAKDWSAIDRAAIADHALAGYVDYHRLKARLPGTSPNEVNAFIDANADSPLAGWMRGQAISAYGEAGRYRDLLAVADGEPRGTARQCHYYAALLGSDPATAAEGGRELWRAGHSQPDACDPLFNTLRARGEIGPEQVWERLTLAWQAGETGMVGYLGRQLGDDWAGARAALERLDDDLSAITRVPSCIGPDCRGSGALFAAAMHDYTRADTQAALAAWRRLSPQLAIDEAHRHEIEHDLAFYSLVRDVSPNRDWVDGVLPRLDDTDLTVLRIRVALADRDWADVLAWADRLPAEEASDARWQYWQARALEQLGDDAGANAAYARAAEQRSFYGFAAADHLGQPYALNRADTSVDEARRRDIAAMPAVQRTEALLRIGEPGLASSEWYAAAARVSSDRAMAMADYAARRDWPARLVQTTIAAGLWDALEWRFPEAYRDDFLHWGRRHDVDPYLLMGIARRESAYNPEALSPVGARGLMQLMPGTASQVSRQLGMADPGRYGVLEPSVNIRLGSAYIGEMMDRYRGNRLAATAAYNAGPGRVDSWLRDAPQQFDLFVESIPFRETRRYVQAVMAYRVIFESLANGGNTRGVAMLTPAERQGDYDRSLLARR; from the coding sequence ATGCCCAACACCCCGTTCCGCATCCCCTGGAAGCCCCTGCTGACCGCCGCCCTGCTGTGCCTGCCGGCCACCGGCCAGGCCCAGCCCGGCGACGGCGACGGCGCCATGCGCGATGCCCTCCAGGCCGCGCGGGCCAAGGACTGGTCCGCCATCGACCGGGCCGCCATCGCCGATCACGCGCTGGCCGGCTACGTCGACTATCACCGCCTCAAGGCGCGGCTGCCCGGCACCTCGCCGAACGAGGTCAACGCCTTCATCGACGCCAACGCCGATTCCCCGCTGGCCGGCTGGATGCGCGGTCAGGCCATTTCGGCCTACGGCGAGGCCGGCCGCTACCGGGACCTGCTGGCGGTGGCCGATGGCGAGCCCCGCGGCACCGCGCGCCAGTGCCACTACTATGCCGCCTTGCTCGGCAGCGATCCGGCCACCGCCGCCGAGGGCGGCCGCGAGCTGTGGCGGGCCGGCCACTCGCAGCCGGATGCCTGCGACCCGCTGTTCAACACCCTGCGCGCCCGCGGCGAGATCGGCCCGGAGCAGGTCTGGGAGCGTCTCACCCTGGCCTGGCAGGCCGGCGAGACCGGCATGGTCGGCTACCTCGGCCGCCAGCTCGGCGACGACTGGGCCGGCGCCCGGGCCGCCCTGGAACGCCTCGACGACGATCTATCGGCGATCACCCGGGTGCCGAGCTGCATCGGACCGGACTGTCGCGGTAGCGGGGCGCTGTTCGCCGCGGCCATGCACGACTACACCCGCGCCGACACCCAGGCGGCGCTGGCGGCCTGGCGCCGGCTGTCGCCACAGCTGGCCATCGACGAGGCCCATCGTCACGAGATCGAGCATGATCTGGCCTTCTATTCGCTGGTGCGCGACGTCTCGCCCAACCGCGACTGGGTCGACGGCGTGCTGCCGCGCCTCGACGACACCGACCTCACCGTGCTGCGCATCCGCGTCGCCCTGGCCGACCGCGACTGGGCCGACGTGCTGGCCTGGGCCGATCGTCTGCCCGCCGAAGAGGCCAGCGATGCCCGCTGGCAGTACTGGCAGGCCCGCGCCCTGGAACAGCTCGGCGACGACGCCGGCGCGAATGCGGCCTACGCCCGTGCCGCCGAGCAGCGCAGCTTCTACGGCTTCGCCGCCGCCGATCATCTCGGCCAGCCCTACGCCCTGAACCGGGCCGACACCTCGGTCGACGAGGCCCGCCGCCGGGACATCGCCGCCATGCCGGCGGTCCAGCGCACCGAGGCGCTGCTGCGCATCGGCGAGCCGGGCCTGGCCAGCAGCGAGTGGTATGCCGCCGCGGCCCGTGTCTCCTCCGACCGGGCCATGGCGATGGCCGACTACGCGGCGCGCCGCGACTGGCCCGCCCGGCTGGTCCAGACCACCATAGCCGCCGGGCTGTGGGACGCCCTGGAATGGCGCTTCCCCGAGGCCTATCGCGATGACTTCCTGCACTGGGGCCGGCGCCACGACGTCGACCCCTATCTGCTGATGGGCATCGCCCGGCGCGAGAGCGCCTACAATCCGGAGGCCCTGTCGCCGGTCGGCGCCCGCGGCCTGATGCAGCTGATGCCGGGCACCGCCAGCCAGGTCAGCCGCCAGCTCGGCATGGCCGATCCGGGCCGCTACGGCGTCCTCGAGCCCTCGGTCAACATCCGCCTCGGCAGCGCCTACATCGGCGAGATGATGGACCGCTATCGCGGCAACCGCCTGGCCGCCACCGCCGCCTACAACGCCGGCCCCGGCCGGGTCGATAGCTGGCTGCGCGACGCCCCGCAGCAGTTCGACCTGTTCGTCGAGTCGATCCCCTTCCGCGAGACGCGCCGCTACGTGCAAGCGGTGATGGCCTACCGGGTGATCTTCGAGAGCCTGGCCAATGGCGGCAACACTCGCGGCGTGGCGATGCTGACGCCGGCGGAGCGCCAGGGCGACTACGACCGCTCGCTGCTGGCACGCCGCTGA